From a single Collimonas pratensis genomic region:
- a CDS encoding ABC transporter ATP-binding protein, protein MPQSSSVNPATVNSRAPAIDVQRLTKRVADASGELVILDDINFNVQGGTTLAIVGASGSGKSTLLGLLAGLDTPSSGTVRIDGSDIFALDEDGRAGLRKEKLGFVFQSFQLLSHLSALENVMLPLELRGDKDAREKAQAKLERVGLGSRLQHYPKYLSGGEQQRVALARAFVTEPPLLFADEPTGSLDAATGDAVIQLMFDLNQERGSTLVLVTHDTSIAELCRQTITIAAGRLLRPGDTAATDKQIFQ, encoded by the coding sequence ATGCCTCAGTCCTCTTCTGTTAATCCTGCAACGGTGAATTCCAGGGCTCCGGCCATCGATGTCCAGCGCTTGACCAAGCGCGTCGCCGACGCCAGCGGCGAGCTGGTGATTCTTGATGATATCAATTTTAACGTCCAGGGCGGCACTACGCTGGCGATTGTCGGCGCCTCCGGTTCCGGCAAGTCGACTTTGCTAGGCTTGCTGGCGGGCCTGGACACGCCATCTTCTGGCACGGTGCGCATCGACGGCAGCGATATCTTTGCGCTGGATGAAGATGGCCGCGCCGGCCTGCGCAAGGAAAAGCTGGGTTTCGTGTTCCAGTCTTTCCAGCTGCTGAGCCATCTGAGCGCGCTGGAAAACGTCATGCTGCCGCTCGAACTGCGGGGCGACAAAGATGCACGCGAAAAGGCGCAAGCCAAGCTGGAGCGGGTCGGCCTGGGCAGTCGTTTGCAGCATTATCCCAAATACCTGTCGGGTGGCGAGCAGCAACGCGTGGCATTGGCGCGCGCTTTCGTGACTGAGCCGCCACTACTGTTCGCCGACGAGCCTACCGGCAGCCTTGACGCTGCAACCGGCGACGCGGTGATTCAGTTGATGTTCGATTTGAACCAGGAGCGCGGCTCGACCCTGGTGCTGGTGACGCACGATACCTCGATTGCCGAGTTGTGCCGCCAGACCATCACGATTGCCGCCGGCCGTTTGCTGCGGCCGGGCGATACAGCGGCGACGGATAAGCAGATATTTCAGTAG
- a CDS encoding arylesterase has protein sequence MQIIDSGLKNGCQERIARMTGKIASSSRRAVILLGLLGLVWTNNAYSAAKTILVLGDSLSAEYGLERGSGWVALLQQRLQAEKIDATITNASISGETTSGGKTRLPALLQHKPDIVIIELGANDALRGLSLSATESNLRAMIGAAQQAKSKVLLVGMRIPPNYGRDYTEKFFAQYATLAKQAKVALVPFLLDGVADKPDMFQADRMHPLAQAHPIILNNIWPGLKPLLAK, from the coding sequence ATGCAGATTATCGACTCCGGGTTGAAGAATGGTTGTCAGGAACGGATTGCGCGTATGACCGGCAAGATCGCCAGCAGTTCGCGGCGGGCTGTCATTCTGCTCGGCCTGCTAGGTCTAGTATGGACGAACAATGCTTATTCTGCAGCAAAAACGATACTGGTGTTAGGCGACAGCCTTTCCGCGGAATACGGCCTGGAGCGCGGCAGCGGCTGGGTGGCGCTGTTGCAGCAGCGGCTGCAGGCTGAAAAAATTGACGCTACCATCACCAACGCCAGCATCAGCGGCGAAACCACCAGCGGCGGCAAGACGCGCCTGCCGGCCTTGCTGCAGCACAAGCCGGATATTGTCATCATCGAGCTGGGCGCCAACGATGCACTGCGCGGCCTGTCGCTGAGCGCCACCGAAAGCAACCTGCGCGCCATGATCGGCGCTGCCCAACAAGCGAAATCCAAGGTGCTGCTGGTGGGCATGCGGATACCGCCCAACTACGGCCGCGACTATACCGAAAAATTCTTTGCGCAGTATGCAACGCTGGCAAAGCAAGCCAAGGTGGCGCTAGTGCCCTTCCTGCTGGACGGCGTCGCCGACAAGCCGGACATGTTCCAGGCCGACCGCATGCACCCGCTGGCCCAGGCCCATCCGATCATACTGAATAACATCTGGCCGGGATTGAAGCCGCTGCTGGCGAAATAG
- a CDS encoding carbonic anhydrase: MKILLKSAIAASLLATAMTSAFSAETDVHWSYHGKVDPTHWADGVPDNAACRSGHRQSPIALSEATAQRVASKDFAIHYEAGSVALLNNGHTIQANVSDANDTVVYKGESYKLDQFHFHTPSEHTLDGKSYPMELHLVNKGSNGQITVVGIFIQEGAENPALEPVFVDLPATQATAGRQAQVDIAALLPSDKKALVYSGSLTTPPCSESVNWIVLEQPIAMSKQQIAAFKAIFRDNHRPLQKLNHRQVNEE, encoded by the coding sequence ATGAAGATACTTCTCAAATCCGCCATCGCCGCCAGCCTGCTGGCTACTGCCATGACATCGGCATTTTCAGCTGAGACCGACGTGCACTGGTCCTATCATGGCAAGGTCGATCCGACCCATTGGGCCGACGGCGTTCCAGATAATGCCGCCTGCCGTTCCGGTCACCGGCAATCGCCGATCGCCTTGTCCGAAGCCACTGCCCAGCGCGTCGCCAGCAAGGACTTTGCGATCCACTACGAAGCCGGCAGCGTCGCTCTGCTGAATAACGGCCATACCATCCAGGCCAATGTCAGCGATGCCAACGACACCGTGGTCTACAAAGGCGAATCATACAAGCTTGATCAATTCCATTTCCACACCCCCAGTGAGCACACCTTGGATGGGAAATCCTATCCGATGGAACTGCATCTGGTGAACAAGGGCAGCAACGGACAAATCACCGTGGTTGGCATCTTCATCCAGGAGGGCGCAGAAAATCCGGCGCTGGAGCCAGTCTTTGTCGATCTGCCGGCAACCCAGGCAACCGCTGGACGACAGGCGCAAGTCGATATCGCGGCCTTGTTACCGAGCGACAAAAAAGCCTTGGTCTACTCCGGCTCGCTGACTACGCCACCCTGCTCGGAATCGGTCAACTGGATCGTGCTGGAACAGCCAATCGCCATGTCGAAGCAACAGATTGCCGCATTCAAGGCGATCTTCCGCGACAACCACCGGCCACTGCAGAAATTGAATCACCGCCAAGTCAACGAGGAATAA
- a CDS encoding SurA N-terminal domain-containing protein — protein MFEFVRTHQRLMQFLLLLLIIPSFALVGLQSYSSFGDGANTVAKVAGQPITQQELDGALRQQMERMRQAFGDRFDPKMMETAEAKQGVLDNLISQRVLAATATSEHLTVTDPAIQQVILSQFPNLLGADGKFDSKTFDQLLAMQGMTQISYAARLRQDMAMQQLNGAVQSTAFTPKTVATRLSDINDQERDVQELLFKSADFAGQVKVTDAMLQDYYSKNPKEFEIPEQIKAEYVVLDSSAVAAQVTVSDADIKSFYDQNVARYTVPEERRASHILIAVKKDAPAAEQAAAKAKAESLLAQVRKTPADFAKIAKANSQDTASGELGGDLGYFGAGSMVKPFEDAANKLKQGEISDLVQSDFGYHIIELTGIKPAQVKPLDEVKTEIAGEIKKQLAARKFTEMAEAFSNTVYEQADSLKAVADKLHLQIQTAANLGRQPNPAAAPTAPYNNQKFLTALYSDEALKNKHNTEAIEVAPSTFIAGHVLEYKAVTKRPFEEVQAIIRDKVTRTEEAALAKKAGEEKLAALKAQDNASGFAVAQTVSRTKNQGVNPLAFEAVMKADVNKLPAYVGVTLPLQGYGVYRIGKVGQPAAQDQARRVAEQEQITGILAQQEMLAYVDVLKEKAKVKILKPIAAAPVDGDNGGSK, from the coding sequence ATGTTTGAATTTGTCCGTACCCATCAGCGTTTGATGCAGTTCTTGCTGCTGCTGTTGATCATCCCTTCCTTCGCTCTAGTCGGTCTGCAAAGCTATAGCAGCTTTGGCGACGGCGCCAATACGGTAGCGAAAGTCGCCGGCCAGCCGATCACCCAGCAAGAGCTGGATGGCGCTTTGCGCCAGCAGATGGAACGCATGCGCCAGGCATTTGGCGATCGTTTCGATCCGAAAATGATGGAGACGGCGGAAGCCAAGCAGGGCGTGCTGGATAATCTGATTTCGCAGCGGGTGCTGGCTGCAACCGCCACCAGCGAGCATTTGACAGTCACTGATCCGGCCATTCAACAGGTCATCCTCAGCCAGTTTCCAAACCTGCTTGGCGCGGATGGCAAATTCGACAGCAAAACCTTCGATCAATTGTTAGCCATGCAAGGCATGACGCAGATCAGCTACGCGGCTCGCTTGCGCCAGGATATGGCCATGCAGCAGCTGAACGGCGCAGTGCAATCGACGGCATTCACGCCGAAGACCGTTGCTACCCGCCTGTCTGACATCAACGACCAAGAGCGCGATGTGCAGGAGTTGCTGTTCAAGTCTGCCGATTTTGCTGGCCAGGTCAAGGTCACGGACGCCATGCTGCAAGACTATTACAGCAAGAACCCGAAGGAATTCGAGATTCCGGAGCAGATCAAAGCTGAGTACGTAGTGCTCGACAGCAGTGCGGTTGCGGCGCAAGTCACGGTCAGCGATGCCGATATCAAATCTTTTTACGACCAGAATGTCGCCCGCTATACGGTGCCGGAAGAACGCCGCGCCAGCCACATCCTGATCGCCGTGAAAAAAGATGCGCCGGCCGCTGAGCAAGCTGCCGCCAAGGCCAAGGCAGAAAGCCTGCTGGCCCAGGTGCGCAAGACGCCAGCCGACTTTGCAAAAATCGCCAAGGCGAATTCGCAGGATACCGCTTCCGGCGAACTGGGCGGCGATCTCGGCTATTTCGGCGCCGGCAGCATGGTCAAGCCTTTCGAAGATGCCGCCAACAAGCTGAAGCAGGGCGAGATCAGCGATCTGGTGCAATCCGATTTCGGCTATCACATCATCGAACTGACCGGCATCAAGCCAGCCCAGGTCAAGCCGCTGGATGAAGTCAAGACGGAAATCGCCGGTGAGATCAAGAAGCAGCTGGCGGCACGCAAATTCACTGAAATGGCGGAAGCCTTCAGCAATACCGTGTATGAGCAGGCGGACAGCCTGAAGGCAGTTGCAGACAAACTGCACCTGCAAATCCAGACCGCCGCGAACCTCGGCCGCCAGCCGAATCCTGCTGCTGCGCCTACCGCTCCTTACAACAACCAGAAATTCTTGACGGCCCTGTATTCGGACGAAGCGCTGAAGAACAAACACAATACCGAGGCCATCGAAGTTGCGCCGAGCACCTTTATCGCCGGCCACGTCCTTGAGTACAAGGCAGTGACCAAGCGGCCATTTGAAGAAGTCCAAGCCATCATCCGCGACAAGGTGACGCGCACTGAAGAAGCGGCGCTGGCTAAAAAAGCTGGTGAAGAGAAGCTGGCCGCCTTGAAGGCGCAGGACAATGCCAGCGGTTTCGCTGTGGCGCAAACCGTGTCGCGCACCAAGAACCAGGGTGTCAATCCGCTGGCGTTTGAAGCGGTAATGAAGGCTGACGTCAATAAGCTGCCGGCCTATGTCGGCGTTACCCTGCCGCTGCAAGGCTACGGCGTGTATCGTATCGGCAAGGTCGGCCAGCCGGCTGCGCAGGACCAGGCTCGCCGCGTAGCGGAACAGGAACAGATCACCGGCATCTTGGCGCAACAGGAAATGCTGGCTTACGTGGACGTCTTGAAAGAGAAAGCTAAGGTCAAGATCCTCAAGCCGATCGCAGCGGCGCCGGTGGATGGCGACAACGGCGGCAGCAAATAA